One Aquisediminimonas profunda genomic region harbors:
- a CDS encoding acyl-CoA dehydrogenase → MAKFTPFRWDDPFNLDAQLTEDERLVRDTAEAYAQEKLLPRVVSATLQERFDREIMNELGELGLLGATIEGYGCAGVSHVAYGLISRAVERVDSGYRSAMSVQSSLVMHPIHAYGSEEQRQKYLPRLATGEIVGCFGLTEPDAGSDPASMKTRAKAVPGGYSVSGAKMWITNSPIADIAIVWAKDEGGIIRGFIVERGSEGFSTPKIEGKMSLRASITGEIVLDNVFVPEENLLPNVQGLSGPFGCLNKARYGIAWGAMGAAEDCFHRARQYQLDRKQFGRPLAANQIPQLKMANMQTEIALGLQAAITVGRAIDADAWSPEMVSLIKRNNCGKALDIARIARDMHGGNGISAEYHVIRHAINLETVNTYEGTHDVHALILGRAITGIQAFSA, encoded by the coding sequence ATGGCTAAATTTACACCTTTCCGCTGGGACGATCCCTTCAATCTCGATGCACAACTGACCGAAGATGAGCGGCTCGTGCGCGATACCGCAGAAGCCTATGCACAGGAAAAGCTTCTTCCGCGCGTAGTTTCCGCAACGCTTCAAGAGCGGTTTGACCGCGAGATCATGAACGAACTGGGTGAGCTTGGCCTGCTTGGCGCGACAATCGAAGGCTATGGCTGCGCCGGGGTGAGCCATGTCGCCTATGGCTTGATCAGTCGCGCCGTAGAGCGCGTGGATTCAGGCTATCGGTCTGCCATGTCGGTGCAGTCGAGTCTCGTGATGCACCCGATTCATGCCTATGGTTCTGAAGAGCAGCGCCAAAAATACCTCCCCCGCCTGGCAACCGGAGAGATTGTGGGCTGTTTCGGACTGACAGAGCCCGATGCCGGGTCCGATCCTGCCAGCATGAAAACCCGCGCCAAGGCTGTTCCGGGAGGCTACAGCGTTAGCGGCGCAAAGATGTGGATCACCAACTCACCGATCGCCGACATTGCCATTGTGTGGGCGAAGGACGAAGGCGGGATCATCCGTGGCTTCATCGTCGAACGCGGATCAGAAGGTTTTTCGACGCCGAAGATCGAAGGCAAGATGAGCCTGCGGGCATCGATCACAGGCGAGATCGTTCTCGACAATGTATTCGTGCCGGAAGAAAATCTCCTTCCCAACGTGCAAGGATTGTCGGGGCCGTTCGGGTGCCTCAACAAGGCGCGCTATGGCATTGCCTGGGGCGCAATGGGCGCTGCGGAAGACTGCTTCCACAGAGCGCGGCAATACCAGCTTGACCGCAAGCAATTCGGCCGACCACTGGCTGCAAACCAGATTCCGCAGCTCAAGATGGCAAACATGCAGACCGAGATTGCCCTTGGGCTTCAGGCCGCCATCACTGTTGGCCGGGCGATCGACGCGGATGCATGGTCTCCGGAAATGGTCAGCCTCATCAAGAGGAACAATTGCGGCAAGGCGCTCGACATCGCGCGGATTGCTCGCGACATGCACGGCGGCAACGGCATTTCTGCCGAATACCATGTCATTCGCCACGCGATAAATCTTGAAACGGTCAACACATACGAAGGCACGCATGACGTCCATGCCCTCATACTTGGCCGCGCGATTACCGGTATCCAGGCCTTTTCGGCATAA
- the panD gene encoding aspartate 1-decarboxylase: MRFVMRSKIHNATVTEANLAYIGSVTIDLDLCDRVGLWANEKVLIVSNTSGARLETYVIAGPRGSGAIEINGAAAHLISKGEQVIIMGFEMTDVPIPPKVILVDAHNRYVRDLTDTASTTLSD, from the coding sequence GTGCGTTTCGTGATGCGTTCCAAGATCCACAACGCGACAGTAACCGAGGCAAACCTTGCCTATATCGGCAGCGTCACCATTGATTTGGACCTATGTGACCGGGTGGGCCTTTGGGCGAACGAGAAAGTTCTGATTGTGTCGAACACATCAGGCGCTCGGCTGGAAACCTATGTGATCGCCGGACCGCGGGGATCCGGTGCTATAGAAATCAATGGCGCAGCCGCTCATTTGATATCGAAGGGTGAGCAGGTGATTATCATGGGCTTCGAAATGACCGACGTTCCCATTCCTCCGAAGGTCATTCTTGTTGACGCGCACAACCGGTATGTAAGGGACCTGACCGATACGGCCTCAACGACGCTTTCAGACTGA
- a CDS encoding 50S ribosomal protein L25/general stress protein Ctc, translating to MSDLLTLSADARERAGKGASRVLRREGRVPAVIYGNKEAPQGVHVEEKALMKALMTGHFFNSVVMIDVGGKPVRTIPKDVQFHPVTERPLHADFLRISEHATIHVEVPVHFTDETLSPGIKRGGVLNIVRHELELICDAANIPEEVEISLNGLDVGDSIHISQVNLPAGATSAITDRDFTIATVVAPSGLKSAEGDTTKTEGDGE from the coding sequence ATGAGCGATCTGCTGACACTGTCGGCCGATGCGCGCGAACGGGCTGGCAAGGGAGCCTCCCGAGTTCTGCGTCGCGAAGGCCGCGTACCCGCCGTCATTTACGGCAACAAGGAAGCCCCGCAGGGCGTCCATGTCGAAGAAAAGGCGCTGATGAAAGCGCTGATGACCGGCCATTTTTTCAATTCTGTCGTGATGATCGATGTCGGCGGCAAGCCGGTGCGCACCATCCCGAAGGATGTGCAATTCCATCCGGTTACGGAACGTCCGCTTCATGCCGATTTCCTGCGCATTTCGGAGCATGCGACGATCCATGTCGAAGTGCCGGTTCACTTTACGGATGAAACCCTCTCACCGGGTATCAAGCGCGGCGGTGTGCTCAACATTGTCCGTCACGAACTCGAGCTGATCTGTGATGCAGCCAACATTCCAGAAGAGGTCGAAATTTCGTTGAATGGCCTTGATGTCGGCGATTCGATCCACATTTCGCAGGTCAACCTTCCGGCTGGCGCCACGAGCGCTATCACGGATCGTGACTTCACGATTGCAACAGTCGTTGCGCCGTCAGGCCTGAAATCGGCCGAAGGCGATACGACCAAGACCGAAGGCGACGGGGAGTAA
- the pth gene encoding aminoacyl-tRNA hydrolase, whose translation MQIWAGLGNPGASYAMHRHNIGFMAADVLADMYRFGPWKLRFQGLTSEGRIGDEKILLLKPQTFMNESGRSVGEAMRFFKLEPGDVTTFYDELDLDPFRVKVKTGGGTAGHNGIRSIDAHIGADFRRVRLGIGHPGHKERVTGHVLGNFAKSEIDALASMLGAVAAEAPWLAKGDDARFMSEVALRLQEQE comes from the coding sequence ATGCAAATCTGGGCAGGCCTTGGCAATCCGGGCGCATCCTATGCCATGCACCGGCACAATATCGGATTCATGGCCGCCGACGTTCTGGCGGACATGTATCGTTTCGGCCCCTGGAAACTGCGTTTTCAGGGGCTGACGTCCGAGGGACGGATCGGGGATGAGAAGATCCTCCTTCTCAAGCCACAAACGTTCATGAACGAAAGTGGGCGAAGCGTGGGAGAAGCGATGCGCTTCTTCAAGCTTGAGCCCGGTGACGTCACCACATTCTATGATGAGCTCGATCTCGATCCCTTTCGGGTGAAGGTGAAGACCGGAGGCGGCACAGCCGGGCACAATGGCATTCGGTCGATCGACGCCCATATTGGCGCAGACTTCCGTCGCGTGCGCTTGGGCATTGGCCATCCCGGGCACAAGGAACGGGTTACGGGCCATGTGCTTGGAAACTTTGCAAAATCCGAAATTGATGCCTTGGCCTCCATGCTCGGCGCAGTCGCAGCGGAAGCGCCCTGGCTGGCCAAAGGCGATGACGCGCGTTTCATGAGCGAAGTCGCGCTGAGACTTCAGGAACAGGAATAA
- the ychF gene encoding redox-regulated ATPase YchF: MGFRCGIVGLPNVGKSTLFNALTETAAAQAANYPFCTIEPNIGNVAVPDPRMAALAAIAGSAKIIETQLGFVDIAGLVRGASKGEGLGNQFLANIREVDAIVHVLRCFENDDIQHVDNRIDPISDAETVETELMLADLESLEKRVPAFQKKAAQGDKDAKIAASVLGQALELLREGKPARLTVPKDEEERRTLDLAQLLTSKPVLYVCNVDEASAANGNALSARVFEKAKAEGAEAVVVSAAIEAEIVTMPPEDRGEFLADLGLSETGLTRVIRAGYALLHLITFFTCGPKETRAWTVTKGSKAPQAAGVIHTDFERGFIRAETIAYDDYIACKGEAGARDAGKLRSEGKEYVVQDGDVLLFRFNV, encoded by the coding sequence ATGGGTTTTCGTTGCGGAATTGTCGGGCTGCCAAATGTTGGCAAATCGACACTGTTTAATGCGCTCACCGAGACTGCTGCGGCGCAGGCAGCGAATTATCCCTTCTGCACAATCGAACCGAACATCGGGAACGTTGCGGTGCCCGATCCGCGCATGGCGGCCCTTGCAGCAATTGCAGGCAGCGCGAAGATCATCGAGACACAGCTTGGCTTCGTCGACATCGCCGGTCTGGTTCGCGGCGCGAGCAAGGGCGAAGGTCTGGGCAACCAGTTCCTCGCCAACATCCGTGAAGTCGATGCAATCGTTCATGTCCTGCGCTGTTTCGAGAATGACGATATCCAGCATGTCGACAACAGGATCGATCCGATTTCAGACGCGGAAACCGTCGAGACCGAACTGATGCTGGCCGATCTGGAAAGTCTCGAAAAGCGTGTTCCCGCCTTTCAGAAAAAGGCCGCGCAGGGAGACAAGGACGCAAAAATTGCGGCCTCCGTACTTGGGCAAGCGCTTGAACTTCTGCGCGAAGGCAAGCCGGCGCGACTGACGGTTCCAAAGGATGAGGAAGAACGCCGAACGCTTGACCTTGCGCAGTTGCTGACATCAAAGCCGGTGCTTTACGTGTGCAATGTCGATGAGGCCTCCGCGGCAAATGGCAACGCGCTGTCCGCCCGCGTGTTTGAGAAGGCCAAGGCCGAAGGCGCGGAGGCGGTAGTGGTCTCTGCGGCTATCGAGGCAGAAATCGTCACCATGCCTCCCGAAGATCGTGGCGAGTTCCTGGCCGATCTGGGACTGTCCGAGACGGGCCTGACTCGCGTTATTCGGGCAGGCTATGCGCTGCTCCATCTCATCACCTTCTTCACCTGCGGCCCGAAGGAAACTCGCGCCTGGACTGTAACCAAGGGATCAAAGGCGCCACAGGCTGCGGGAGTGATCCACACGGACTTCGAACGCGGGTTCATCCGTGCCGAAACAATTGCCTATGACGACTACATTGCCTGCAAGGGAGAGGCCGGAGCCCGCGACGCGGGCAAGCTGCGCTCGGAAGGCAAGGAGTATGTCGTGCAGGATGGGGACGTGCTGCTGTTCCGGTTCAATGTGTGA
- a CDS encoding group II truncated hemoglobin, with protein MANSKPNAESPFERIGGRVRLARVVDRFYTLMDQDPAYAALRHMHAADLTPMRASLTDFLTAWMGGPRDWFEQRPGACVMSAHARLGVTRETADQWVSAMSRALRETVSDAPLVEAMLGALTQMSRGMSRASA; from the coding sequence ATGGCCAACAGCAAACCAAATGCCGAATCGCCGTTTGAACGCATTGGCGGGCGGGTACGTCTGGCGAGGGTCGTCGACCGGTTCTATACCTTGATGGATCAGGATCCGGCCTATGCCGCGCTCCGCCACATGCACGCTGCGGATCTGACGCCGATGCGCGCTTCCCTGACCGATTTTCTGACCGCATGGATGGGAGGGCCAAGGGACTGGTTCGAGCAACGGCCCGGAGCTTGCGTCATGTCTGCGCATGCCCGGCTTGGCGTGACCCGTGAAACTGCTGATCAGTGGGTTTCCGCCATGTCACGCGCTTTGCGCGAAACAGTCAGCGATGCACCGCTTGTCGAGGCCATGCTCGGGGCGCTTACGCAAATGTCGCGCGGGATGTCACGCGCTTCCGCATAA
- a CDS encoding DUF4136 domain-containing protein, whose product MSKLRIVARFAAPLALVALSACAATPFKAEVNRFQLMPAPQGQSYFVKADDPRLVGSLEFSQYADLVGKKLSALGYQPAADADHATLLVNFDYGVDTGREKIRSVPGSGFGYDPFYGPGFGRLYYPYGYPYYGGYRRGFIYGFNDPFLFGSGFDQVESYTVYTSSVSMVINRKADGQRVFEGSAKALSRDDNLTYLVPNLVEAIFTGFPGNSGETVKITIAPPPKK is encoded by the coding sequence ATGTCAAAGTTGAGGATTGTTGCCCGGTTTGCTGCGCCTTTGGCGCTCGTTGCGCTGTCGGCCTGCGCGGCAACGCCATTCAAGGCAGAGGTCAATCGCTTTCAGTTGATGCCGGCACCGCAAGGCCAGAGTTATTTTGTGAAGGCCGACGATCCACGCCTCGTCGGGAGCCTCGAGTTTTCGCAATATGCCGATCTGGTCGGAAAGAAGCTCTCGGCACTCGGCTATCAACCTGCCGCTGATGCGGATCACGCAACGCTCCTTGTCAATTTCGATTATGGCGTCGATACCGGACGCGAGAAGATCCGCTCAGTCCCTGGCAGCGGCTTTGGTTATGATCCGTTTTATGGGCCCGGTTTTGGACGGCTCTATTATCCATATGGCTACCCTTATTATGGCGGCTATCGGCGGGGCTTCATTTACGGCTTCAACGATCCCTTCCTCTTCGGATCCGGCTTCGATCAGGTTGAGAGCTACACCGTCTACACCAGCAGCGTCAGCATGGTGATCAACCGCAAGGCTGACGGACAGCGTGTATTCGAAGGCAGTGCCAAGGCACTCTCGCGCGATGACAATCTGACCTATCTTGTGCCCAATCTGGTGGAAGCGATTTTTACTGGATTCCCGGGCAATTCGGGTGAAACGGTCAAGATCACCATCGCACCGCCGCCAAAGAAGTAA
- a CDS encoding TonB-dependent receptor, producing MNFRNQSARRHALVALLGTTMLATSPAYAQAAAEEEASSSDDIIVTAQKREENLQDVPISVQALGTKKLDQLGISNFNQYSQQLPSVSFQTSAPGSTTVYMRGVASGGDGNHSGSLPSVGVYLDEQPVTTIGGTLDVHIYDIARIESLAGPQGTLYGASSEAGTIRIITNKPSTAGFEGRVDGELNTVHKGGVGGKLEGMINAPISDSIAFRGVGFYQRDAGFIDNVLGSRSFLPTPGGITVNNAGFVKKNYNDTETYGGRAALKIDLNDNWTATPTVLYQEQKTHGSYGFDPSVGDLKVQHFFPEFGKDRYLQAALTIEGKLGNWDLTYAGAYLDRKRSSSSDYTDYAETYDNLYSSSGGIAGYFYFTDALGNTIDPRQKVLGSDHFKKLSQEFRIASPQDKRFRVVAGAFYQRQTNAIHQDYQVANLDPALSVNGIPGTLWLTQQHRVDRDYAAFGEASFDILDNLTLTAGGRVFKYDNSLIGFFGFGRNPAGPPYNGAGSSRTGVAGCFNSDGSTVRNNPAGTLLPPAVAGSPCTNLATFANGGLKPKSTTGDGFTHRLNLTWKPADKVLLYGTWSRGFRPGGINRRGTIPPYAPDYLTNFELGWKTTLADGKLRFNGAIYQQQWKSFQFSFLGQNSFTEIHNGPNARIRGIEVDATANLGALTLNAAAAYTDAKTRQNLCSVDDPTFTCSTGGNFIAAPKGTRLPVTPKFKVSGNARYSFPLGSSKGHVQAVVSHQSSASSDIRTAATQTGTGLTYSPAAQLGDLKAYTTASFSFGAEFGMFSVEAFIDNAFDERGQISRFAQCGACLRTYIVPITPRTIGLRVGSKF from the coding sequence ATGAATTTCCGGAATCAATCTGCTCGTCGCCACGCGCTTGTCGCGCTGCTTGGTACAACCATGCTTGCCACATCGCCTGCTTATGCGCAGGCAGCCGCTGAAGAAGAAGCCAGTTCGAGCGATGACATCATCGTCACTGCACAGAAGCGCGAGGAAAACCTTCAGGACGTGCCGATCAGCGTGCAGGCGCTGGGCACCAAGAAGCTCGACCAACTCGGGATTTCGAACTTCAATCAATATTCCCAACAGCTTCCGTCCGTGTCATTCCAGACCTCGGCGCCTGGCTCGACGACGGTGTATATGCGCGGCGTCGCTTCGGGCGGCGACGGCAACCATTCCGGATCCCTGCCCTCGGTCGGTGTCTATCTGGACGAACAGCCCGTCACGACCATTGGCGGCACGCTTGATGTCCATATCTATGACATTGCCCGCATCGAGAGCCTCGCAGGCCCGCAGGGCACGCTCTATGGCGCATCATCCGAAGCCGGAACCATCCGCATCATCACCAACAAGCCCTCCACGGCCGGTTTTGAGGGCCGGGTCGATGGCGAACTGAACACGGTTCACAAAGGCGGCGTCGGCGGCAAGCTTGAAGGCATGATCAATGCGCCGATTAGCGACAGCATCGCGTTTCGCGGCGTCGGCTTCTATCAGCGTGACGCCGGATTTATCGACAACGTGCTTGGTTCGCGCAGCTTCCTGCCCACACCAGGTGGAATCACGGTCAATAACGCCGGGTTCGTGAAGAAGAACTACAATGATACCGAGACCTATGGCGGACGTGCGGCGCTGAAAATCGATCTCAATGACAACTGGACGGCTACGCCGACAGTTCTTTACCAGGAACAGAAGACGCACGGCTCCTATGGGTTCGATCCGAGCGTAGGAGATCTCAAGGTTCAGCATTTCTTCCCTGAATTCGGCAAGGACCGCTATCTTCAGGCGGCGCTGACGATTGAAGGCAAGCTTGGCAATTGGGACCTGACCTATGCGGGCGCCTATCTCGATCGGAAGCGGTCATCGTCGAGCGACTATACCGACTATGCCGAAACCTACGACAATCTCTATTCATCCAGTGGCGGCATCGCGGGCTATTTCTATTTCACCGATGCTCTGGGCAACACCATCGACCCACGCCAGAAGGTGCTTGGGTCGGACCACTTCAAGAAGCTGAGCCAGGAATTCCGGATCGCATCTCCGCAGGATAAGCGGTTCCGCGTGGTTGCTGGTGCATTCTACCAACGCCAGACAAATGCCATCCATCAAGATTATCAAGTCGCAAACCTTGACCCTGCCCTCTCCGTGAATGGCATCCCCGGCACATTGTGGCTCACCCAGCAGCATCGCGTCGACCGCGACTATGCCGCCTTTGGTGAAGCCAGCTTTGATATCCTCGACAATCTCACGCTGACGGCGGGGGGACGCGTTTTCAAATATGACAACAGCCTGATCGGCTTCTTCGGCTTTGGCCGCAATCCCGCCGGCCCGCCCTACAACGGAGCGGGCAGTTCGCGCACGGGCGTTGCGGGATGTTTCAACAGCGACGGCAGTACGGTTCGCAACAATCCGGCGGGCACTTTGCTGCCTCCGGCAGTCGCTGGATCGCCGTGCACCAATCTCGCTACTTTTGCGAACGGCGGACTGAAACCTAAGTCTACGACAGGCGATGGCTTCACGCATCGGCTCAACCTGACCTGGAAGCCGGCCGACAAGGTCCTGCTCTACGGCACATGGTCACGGGGCTTCCGGCCCGGCGGCATCAACCGTCGCGGCACCATTCCGCCCTATGCACCGGACTATCTGACCAACTTTGAACTCGGCTGGAAGACCACGCTTGCCGATGGAAAATTGCGGTTCAACGGTGCAATCTATCAGCAGCAATGGAAGAGCTTCCAATTCTCCTTCCTTGGGCAAAACAGCTTCACCGAAATCCATAATGGTCCGAATGCCCGCATCCGCGGTATCGAAGTCGACGCGACGGCCAATCTCGGTGCGCTGACGTTGAACGCGGCTGCCGCTTATACGGACGCCAAGACACGCCAGAACCTGTGCTCGGTGGATGATCCGACATTCACATGTTCCACAGGCGGCAACTTCATCGCGGCTCCAAAAGGAACCAGGCTTCCTGTAACGCCCAAGTTCAAGGTAAGCGGCAACGCCCGCTATTCCTTCCCGCTCGGCAGCTCCAAGGGCCATGTGCAGGCCGTTGTCTCGCACCAAAGCTCCGCATCGTCCGATATCCGGACCGCTGCGACCCAGACGGGTACCGGGCTTACCTACAGCCCGGCGGCGCAGCTGGGTGACCTGAAGGCCTATACCACTGCATCATTCTCGTTCGGGGCCGAATTCGGAATGTTCTCGGTCGAGGCATTCATCGACAACGCCTTTGACGAGCGGGGCCAGATCTCCCGCTTTGCCCAGTGCGGCGCGTGCCTGAGGACCTATATCGTCCCCATCACGCCGCGCACGATCGGCCTGAGGGTCGGCAGCAAGTTCTGA
- a CDS encoding APC family permease, with protein MSHSNDQATVASGKLGIWMAIALVMGNMVGSGVFLLPQGLAPFGWNAIAGWVITIAGALCLAHVLARLSASHERAIGPAELVEHSFGPLAGFLIGFSFWVSVWTGCVTIAVGAVSYMASFWPLLGAHPSLAALGVIWLMTGINLLGVRSAGSFQVVTTVLKLTPLVVVAIVIGLVLSQQGMTALAPYPAEGLSLPSVNAAAAMTLWAMVGFEAACAASHKIDNPQRNVARATFYGALFTGIIYLIVCSGITLMLPADKVALSNAPFELFVSTFWSPGPASLVALFAAISAIGAVNGWTLVQGEVPLEMARRRMMPAWFGKTRENGVPVNGLLAATVLGSILIFANSSQTMGGLFTFMALLTTSVTLWLYLACACVALKQKIAVPYAVAGLLFGVWSLWGAGPVASGLSVVLMVSGLPLYWWARRSSLPVNDLSASTS; from the coding sequence ATGTCACACTCCAACGATCAGGCCACTGTGGCATCGGGCAAGCTCGGCATCTGGATGGCCATTGCTCTGGTCATGGGCAACATGGTCGGATCGGGCGTCTTCCTGTTGCCGCAAGGCCTGGCGCCCTTTGGCTGGAACGCGATTGCGGGATGGGTCATCACAATTGCAGGGGCGTTGTGCCTTGCCCATGTTCTGGCGAGGCTGAGCGCCAGTCATGAGCGCGCAATCGGGCCAGCCGAACTCGTCGAACACAGCTTCGGCCCCCTGGCCGGATTCCTGATCGGGTTCAGTTTCTGGGTTTCGGTCTGGACAGGTTGCGTGACCATTGCGGTTGGCGCTGTTTCCTACATGGCAAGCTTCTGGCCCTTGCTTGGCGCCCATCCGTCTCTCGCTGCGCTTGGCGTGATCTGGCTCATGACGGGCATCAACCTGCTGGGCGTGCGGTCGGCAGGTTCCTTTCAGGTCGTCACCACAGTGCTGAAGCTCACGCCGCTTGTTGTGGTGGCCATAGTGATTGGCCTTGTCCTGTCGCAACAGGGCATGACAGCGCTTGCGCCTTACCCGGCCGAAGGATTGTCCCTGCCGTCCGTCAATGCCGCCGCCGCGATGACACTCTGGGCCATGGTGGGTTTCGAAGCCGCCTGTGCCGCGTCACACAAGATCGACAACCCCCAGCGCAACGTTGCGCGGGCCACCTTCTATGGCGCGCTTTTCACCGGCATCATTTACCTGATCGTCTGTTCCGGGATCACGCTGATGCTCCCGGCCGACAAGGTTGCGCTATCGAATGCGCCGTTCGAACTGTTTGTATCGACATTCTGGTCCCCGGGGCCTGCTTCTCTGGTCGCGCTGTTTGCCGCAATCAGCGCAATCGGAGCGGTCAACGGCTGGACACTCGTGCAGGGCGAGGTGCCACTCGAAATGGCCAGACGCAGGATGATGCCGGCCTGGTTCGGAAAGACGCGCGAAAATGGAGTCCCCGTCAACGGCCTGCTGGCGGCGACAGTTCTTGGCAGCATCCTTATCTTTGCCAACAGCAGCCAGACCATGGGAGGGCTGTTTACGTTCATGGCGCTGTTGACCACGTCCGTTACACTCTGGCTCTACCTTGCTTGCGCCTGTGTTGCACTCAAACAAAAGATCGCAGTGCCTTATGCTGTCGCCGGGCTCCTCTTCGGGGTCTGGAGCCTTTGGGGCGCCGGTCCAGTGGCAAGTGGGCTCAGCGTTGTCCTGATGGTCTCCGGACTGCCCCTTTACTGGTGGGCGCGCCGGAGCAGCCTGCCGGTAAACGATCTGTCCGCCAGCACTTCCTGA
- a CDS encoding phytoene desaturase family protein, whose amino-acid sequence MTYDVVIIGAGHNGLVCAFYLARAGLKVRIVERRDTVGGAAVTEEFHPGFRNSVASYTVSLLQPKVIADMKLADHGYRVIERPISNFLPQEDGGYLKLGGGLERTQAEFRKFSEHDAKVLPDYYESLESVADVLRDLAMKSPPNLGDGIKTLIDGALQGRALAKLSLSKQRDVLDLFTKSARTLLDGWFESEAVKAAFGFDAVVGNYASPDTPGSAYVLLHHVFGEVNGKKGAWGHAIGGMGAITQAMAKVCQAAGVEISLEAPVSRVLVDGGKVAGVRLESGEEIPASRVISNIGPKLLYERMFADGDLTDEFKRRIRGFKVGSGTFRMNVALSELPRFTCLPEPGEHLQSGIILAPTLDYMDRAFADAKVQGWSRQPIVEMLIPSIIDDSLAPPGQHVASLFCQQFAPVLPDGRDWDAEEDAAADTIIDTVEHYAPGFRKSILGTMKLSPKGLERKFGLAGGDIMHGAMSLDQLWSARPVLGHGAYRGPFKGLYMCGAGSHPGGGVTGAPGHNCAQEVLADRSFTGRLLRRAHQ is encoded by the coding sequence ATGACCTATGATGTCGTGATCATCGGGGCCGGCCATAATGGTCTGGTCTGCGCCTTCTATCTTGCACGGGCCGGGTTGAAGGTCCGCATCGTCGAGCGCCGCGATACGGTGGGCGGTGCGGCCGTGACCGAGGAATTCCATCCCGGTTTCCGCAATTCGGTGGCAAGTTACACAGTGAGCCTGCTCCAGCCCAAAGTCATCGCAGACATGAAGCTGGCCGATCATGGCTATCGGGTGATCGAACGGCCGATCTCCAACTTTCTTCCCCAGGAAGACGGAGGGTATCTCAAGCTCGGCGGCGGCCTTGAACGGACGCAGGCAGAGTTCCGCAAATTTTCGGAGCATGATGCCAAGGTCCTGCCGGACTATTATGAATCGCTGGAATCCGTGGCAGATGTCCTGCGTGACCTTGCGATGAAATCGCCGCCCAATCTTGGCGACGGGATCAAGACACTGATCGATGGCGCGCTGCAGGGCAGGGCGCTTGCCAAACTGTCGCTCAGCAAGCAGCGCGACGTGCTGGACCTGTTCACCAAGAGCGCCCGGACGCTGCTGGATGGCTGGTTCGAAAGCGAGGCGGTCAAGGCCGCTTTCGGGTTCGATGCGGTCGTCGGCAACTATGCCTCTCCCGATACACCGGGCAGCGCCTATGTCCTGCTCCACCACGTCTTTGGTGAAGTGAATGGGAAGAAAGGCGCGTGGGGCCATGCCATCGGCGGCATGGGCGCCATCACGCAGGCGATGGCCAAGGTCTGTCAGGCCGCTGGCGTCGAGATCAGCCTTGAAGCGCCCGTTTCGCGCGTCCTGGTCGATGGCGGCAAGGTGGCCGGGGTCCGTCTTGAAAGCGGAGAGGAAATTCCGGCCTCTCGGGTCATCTCCAATATTGGACCGAAGCTTCTCTATGAGCGCATGTTTGCCGATGGCGATCTGACCGACGAATTCAAGCGGCGGATCCGCGGATTCAAGGTCGGCTCAGGCACGTTCCGGATGAATGTCGCGCTCAGCGAATTGCCGCGCTTTACCTGCCTTCCGGAGCCGGGCGAGCATCTGCAATCCGGCATCATCCTCGCACCGACGCTCGACTATATGGACCGGGCCTTTGCCGATGCGAAAGTGCAGGGCTGGTCGCGCCAGCCGATTGTCGAGATGCTCATCCCGTCCATTATCGATGACAGTCTCGCTCCTCCGGGACAGCATGTTGCGAGCCTGTTCTGCCAGCAGTTCGCGCCTGTCCTGCCTGACGGGCGGGACTGGGATGCCGAGGAGGATGCTGCGGCTGACACGATCATCGATACGGTCGAACACTATGCCCCCGGCTTCCGCAAGTCGATCCTCGGAACGATGAAGCTTTCGCCCAAGGGGCTTGAACGCAAGTTCGGACTGGCGGGCGGAGACATCATGCACGGCGCCATGTCGCTCGACCAACTCTGGTCTGCGCGCCCCGTTCTTGGTCACGGGGCCTATCGCGGGCCGTTCAAGGGGCTCTACATGTGCGGGGCAGGATCACATCCGGGCGGAGGAGTGACCGGCGCTCCGGGCCACAATTGCGCTCAGGAAGTGCTGGCGGACAGATCGTTTACCGGCAGGCTGCTCCGGCGCGCCCACCAGTAA